In Alkalihalobacillus sp. AL-G, the genomic stretch GATTTTGCCATTACACCTTGAATGAAGAATGGTGTATACATAACCGCACCGAACATTCCCATGCCGATAATAAATCCAATGATGTTCGATAATGTAAAAATACTGTTTTTAAACAAGTGCAAAGGCAATACCGGACTTTTTGATTTTCTCTCGATCTGGATAAAAATGATAAGTGCGATAACGGTAGCTGAAAAGAGCCCGATAATCTGAGGTGAAGACCATTCATACGTTTTACCTGCCCATGAGAATGCCAACAGCATAGGGAGCACTGTAAACGTTAAGAAAATCGAACCGAGATAGTCAACTTTTTCAGCCTTGGAACGATCAACCGAAGGAAACAGACGCCAAATTAAAATGAACGCTACAACACCAATCGGTAAAAACACCCAAAAGATCCAACGCCAATCAAAGTTATCGACAATATATCCACCGAGAGTCGGCCCGAAAACACTTGCCAAACCGAATACACTGCCCATGATTCCTTGCCACCGTCCCCGTTCGCGTGGTGAAAATAAGTCTCCAACCGCTGTAAAAGCTGTCGACATAATCATACCTGCACCAAGCCCTTGAACGGCACGGTAAATGATAAGATGAATAATCGTATCTGATGTTCCGCATAAAAATGTACCAATCATAAAGATTCCAATTCCGATTAATATAAAGGGTTTTCGACCATAAATATCGGATAATTTTCCAACTAAAATTGCAGTTATACTCGATGCGAGCATAAATATAGTAAACACCCAGCTGAAATATTGCATCCCACCAAGGTCTGCAATAATACGAGGTAAAGCTGTTCCAACGATCGTCTGGTTAATCGCAGCAAAGAGCATTGCCGACATAATTGCAATCATGATCATAATTTTTTTCTTATGGTCTAAATGTTCCATGTTTTCACTCCTGTTCATTTCGTGTGTAGAAAAGTTCATAAGGTGAAGTAATCATCAAAAAATAAATTTCAATTTCTATCTATAATCACAGTTATGTTAAAACATACCCGAGTTAAACTCTTTTCATCTTTTTAAAAAAGTGCACCATTTGATTGATTTCTTCGTCATTCAAATGTTCAAATCGACGTTTGAAATACTTCGAACGTTTTTGTTTCATGACATTGAATAATTCAGTTCCGTCTTCTGTGATGAACACTTCTACAATCCTTCGGTCCACGACAGAATGGATCCGATCTATAAGTCTACGTGAATATAAGCGATCCATCACATTTGAAACATGACTTCGGTTTACCTGGAACTCATCAGCAAGAATCGATACCTTTGTAGGACCATGCGCACTTAAATATTGAAGAAACATAAATTCACTAGTCGTCAACTCGCTATCAAACAGGTTAGCCATTTCTTTTCGATAAGACCTCAACATTTTTCGAAATGTCTGCTCGAGTTCTGT encodes the following:
- a CDS encoding MDR family MFS transporter, with product MEHLDHKKKIMIMIAIMSAMLFAAINQTIVGTALPRIIADLGGMQYFSWVFTIFMLASSITAILVGKLSDIYGRKPFILIGIGIFMIGTFLCGTSDTIIHLIIYRAVQGLGAGMIMSTAFTAVGDLFSPRERGRWQGIMGSVFGLASVFGPTLGGYIVDNFDWRWIFWVFLPIGVVAFILIWRLFPSVDRSKAEKVDYLGSIFLTFTVLPMLLAFSWAGKTYEWSSPQIIGLFSATVIALIIFIQIERKSKSPVLPLHLFKNSIFTLSNIIGFIIGMGMFGAVMYTPFFIQGVMAKSATASGFIMMPMTLAMVASSTICGQFITKTGKYKIFAILGLTIMSSGMFLLSMMDSNTSGWMTVMNMSIVGIGLGMSFPVFTLTIQNAVSHKFLGVATSSAQLFRQLGGTVGVSIMGTIMASSMKDELSKTSGGKATEALANNPEAAEKFKALQDPQILMDPNRLEKIRSSLPEAFTGVFEQVVNVLRTALGHALSDVFLTGAIFIGSAVLLTFLLREIPLRMSNTEPAVNEKEAKSTTELKERSV
- a CDS encoding MarR family winged helix-turn-helix transcriptional regulator, with amino-acid sequence MVREKLITELEQTFRKMLRSYRKEMANLFDSELTTSEFMFLQYLSAHGPTKVSILADEFQVNRSHVSNVMDRLYSRRLIDRIHSVVDRRIVEVFITEDGTELFNVMKQKRSKYFKRRFEHLNDEEINQMVHFFKKMKRV